Proteins encoded together in one Anoxybacillus flavithermus window:
- a CDS encoding adenylosuccinate synthase yields MSSVVVVGTQWGDEGKGKITDFLSQHAEVIARYQGGNNAGHTIVFNGEKYKLHLIPSGIFYKDKICVIGNGMVVDPKALVQELAYLHERGVSTDNLRISNRAHVILPYHLKLDEVEEERKGANKIGTTKKGIGPAYMDKAARVGIRIADLLDREVFEEKLARNLAEKNVLFEKVYGVEGFKLEHILDEYYEYGQQIAKYVCDTSVVLNDALDEGRRVLFEGAQGVMLDIDQGTYPFVTSSNPVAGGVTIGAGVGPTKIKHVVGVAKAYTTRVGDGPFPTELNNEIGDRIREVGREYGTTTGRPRRVGWFDSVVVRHARRVSGITDLSLNSIDVLTGIETLKICVAYRYKGQIIEEFPASLKVLAECEPVYEELPGWTEDITGVKSLDELPANARRYVERISQLTGIPLSIFSVGPDRSQTNVVRNVYA; encoded by the coding sequence ATGTCTTCAGTTGTTGTTGTTGGAACACAATGGGGCGATGAGGGAAAAGGAAAGATTACAGACTTTTTATCACAGCATGCAGAAGTGATTGCGCGATATCAAGGTGGAAATAACGCCGGACATACGATTGTATTTAACGGCGAAAAGTATAAATTACATTTAATCCCTTCTGGTATTTTTTATAAAGATAAAATTTGTGTGATTGGAAATGGAATGGTTGTCGATCCGAAAGCGCTCGTGCAAGAATTAGCGTATTTGCATGAGCGTGGTGTAAGCACAGACAATTTACGCATTAGCAATCGCGCACATGTGATTTTGCCTTATCATTTAAAGCTTGATGAAGTAGAAGAAGAACGAAAAGGGGCTAACAAAATCGGAACGACGAAAAAAGGCATTGGCCCTGCTTATATGGATAAAGCGGCACGTGTCGGCATTCGAATCGCAGATTTGCTCGACCGCGAAGTGTTTGAAGAAAAATTAGCGCGCAATTTAGCAGAGAAAAATGTGCTTTTTGAAAAAGTGTACGGTGTTGAAGGATTTAAATTAGAACACATTCTTGATGAATATTACGAATATGGACAGCAAATTGCCAAATATGTTTGTGACACATCTGTCGTATTAAACGATGCACTTGATGAAGGGCGACGCGTTTTATTTGAAGGCGCGCAAGGCGTTATGTTAGATATTGATCAAGGAACGTATCCGTTTGTTACGTCATCAAATCCTGTTGCTGGTGGGGTTACGATTGGTGCAGGTGTTGGTCCGACAAAAATTAAACATGTTGTTGGTGTAGCTAAAGCATATACAACACGTGTTGGTGACGGTCCGTTTCCAACAGAGTTAAACAACGAAATTGGTGATCGCATTCGTGAAGTAGGTCGTGAATACGGAACGACAACCGGGCGTCCACGCCGTGTCGGTTGGTTTGATAGCGTCGTTGTTCGTCATGCGCGTCGTGTTAGTGGAATTACAGATTTATCATTAAACTCGATCGACGTGTTAACAGGTATTGAAACGTTGAAAATTTGTGTTGCTTATCGTTACAAAGGACAAATCATAGAGGAGTTTCCGGCGAGTTTGAAAGTATTAGCGGAATGTGAGCCGGTATATGAAGAATTGCCGGGATGGACGGAAGATATTACGGGTGTAAAAAGTTTAGACGAGCTTCCAGCTAATGCACGTCGTTATGTTGAGCGCATTTCGCAATTAACGGGTATTCCGCTTTCGATTTTCTCGGTCGGACCAGACCG
- the dnaB gene encoding replicative DNA helicase, which yields MTDIFADRLPPQNIEAEQAVLGAILLEPSALTTASEILIPEDFYRAAHQKIFRTMLQLSDRGEPVDLVTVTSELADANALEEVGGVSYLTELANSVPTAANVHYYAKIVEEKSILRRLIRTATSIAQDGYTREDEVEDVLNEAERKILEVSQRKNTTGFQNIKDVLVQAYDNIEMLHNRKGEITGIPTGFIELDRMTAGFQRSDFIIVAARPSVGKTAFALNIAQNVATRTGENVAIFSLEMGAQQLVMRMLCAEGNINAQNLRTGKLTPEDWGKLTMAMGSLSNAGIFIDDTPNIRVSEIRAKCRRLKQEQGLGMILIDYLQLIQGSGRNRENRQQEVSEISRSLKALARELDVPVIALSQLSRSVEQRQDKRPMMSDLRESGSIEQDADIVAFLYRDDYYDKESENKNIIEIIIAKQRNGPVGTVQLAFVKEYNKFVNLERRFDDANVPPGA from the coding sequence ATGACAGACATATTTGCTGATCGACTCCCCCCACAAAATATCGAAGCTGAACAAGCTGTGCTCGGAGCGATTTTACTAGAGCCATCCGCGCTCACAACCGCTTCAGAAATATTAATTCCCGAAGATTTTTATCGAGCGGCACATCAAAAAATTTTCCGAACGATGTTACAACTATCTGATCGTGGCGAGCCCGTTGATTTAGTGACGGTTACATCGGAACTAGCAGATGCAAATGCGCTTGAAGAAGTAGGAGGCGTGTCATATTTAACAGAACTTGCCAATTCCGTTCCAACAGCGGCGAATGTGCACTATTATGCAAAAATTGTAGAAGAAAAATCCATTTTGCGCCGTTTAATTCGCACGGCTACATCGATTGCTCAAGACGGTTATACGCGTGAAGATGAAGTCGAAGATGTGTTAAATGAAGCTGAACGTAAAATTTTAGAAGTATCGCAACGAAAAAATACGACGGGATTTCAAAATATAAAAGATGTGCTTGTTCAAGCGTATGACAACATCGAAATGCTTCATAACCGAAAAGGTGAGATCACGGGAATTCCAACAGGTTTTATTGAACTTGATCGAATGACAGCAGGATTTCAACGAAGCGATTTTATTATTGTTGCTGCTCGTCCGTCTGTCGGGAAAACAGCGTTTGCATTAAATATTGCCCAAAATGTGGCGACACGTACAGGTGAGAACGTGGCCATTTTCAGCTTAGAAATGGGAGCACAACAGCTTGTGATGCGTATGCTTTGTGCAGAAGGAAACATTAATGCGCAAAACTTGCGGACCGGCAAACTTACGCCAGAAGATTGGGGAAAGTTGACGATGGCGATGGGAAGTCTTTCGAATGCTGGTATTTTTATTGACGATACGCCGAACATTCGTGTTAGTGAAATTCGTGCCAAATGCCGTCGCTTAAAACAAGAACAAGGACTTGGTATGATATTGATCGACTACTTGCAGCTCATTCAAGGAAGTGGACGCAATCGTGAAAATCGTCAACAAGAAGTATCGGAAATTTCCCGCTCGCTAAAAGCGCTAGCTCGTGAATTAGATGTTCCTGTTATCGCTTTATCTCAGCTTTCGCGTAGCGTGGAGCAACGTCAAGATAAGCGACCGATGATGTCTGACTTGCGCGAATCGGGAAGTATTGAACAAGACGCGGATATTGTTGCTTTTTTATATCGTGATGATTATTACGACAAAGAATCAGAAAACAAAAACATTATCGAAATTATTATTGCGAAACAACGGAACGGTCCTGTTGGTACTGTACAACTTGCTTTTGTAAAAGAGTACAACAAGTTTGTCAACTTAGAGCGCCGCTTCGATGATGCAAACGTTCCACCTGGAGCTTAA
- the rplI gene encoding 50S ribosomal protein L9, whose amino-acid sequence MKVIFLKDVKGKGKKGEVKNVADGYAQNFLFKQGLAVEATPANLKALEAQKNKQKKEAEEELARAKQLKEKIDTLTVALFAKAGEGGRLFGSITSKQIAEALQQQHDIKIDKRKIELDDAIRALGYTNVPIKLHPEVTATLKVHVQEQK is encoded by the coding sequence ATGAAAGTGATCTTTTTAAAAGATGTGAAAGGAAAAGGAAAAAAAGGGGAAGTAAAAAACGTTGCTGATGGTTATGCGCAAAACTTTTTATTTAAACAAGGATTAGCGGTCGAGGCAACCCCAGCCAACTTAAAAGCATTAGAAGCGCAAAAAAATAAACAAAAGAAAGAAGCGGAAGAAGAGTTAGCGCGAGCGAAGCAACTGAAAGAAAAAATTGATACGTTAACCGTCGCATTGTTTGCGAAAGCTGGTGAAGGTGGTCGTCTATTCGGTTCAATTACGAGCAAGCAAATTGCGGAGGCGCTTCAGCAACAACATGATATTAAAATTGATAAACGAAAAATTGAATTAGATGACGCCATTCGAGCGCTTGGCTATACAAATGTACCAATTAAACTTCATCCAGAAGTAACTGCTACATTAAAAGTACATGTACAAGAGCAAAAGTAA
- a CDS encoding DHH family phosphoesterase, which yields MSSLYEKQRHRYPLYVLIGITFVLLIIVTYFEWMIGIVAAVLLGPTLFHVFRSYKVAQEEIEDYISTLSYRIKKVGEEALMGMPIGIMLINDELEIEWTNSFLSSCFGVDTLVGQSLYDVAEQLVPLIKTEATEEVITFRDRTFKVIIRREERLLYFFDITEQAQLEQKYEQEKIVLGVIFLDNYDDVTQGMDDQTKSQLNSQVTSILNRWASEYGLFLKRTSSDRFVAVLNEHILQQLEKNKFSILDEVREQTAKNHVPLTLSIGIGTNSPSLPELGTLAQSSLDLALGRGGDQVAIKQPNGKVKFYGGKTNPMEKRTRVRARVISHALKELILESEQVFIMGHKYPDMDAIGSAIGILKVAQMNEKEAFIVIDTSRIDSGVQRLLEEVKKQTELWSRFISPEQALELATEDTLLVVVDTHKPSLVIEERLLLRLDRVVVIDHHRRGEEFIEDPILVYMEPYASSTSELVTELLQYQPKRSKLSMLEATALLAGIVVDTKSFTLRTGSRTFDAASYLRAQGADTTLVQKLLKENIEHYIKRAKIIENAIIDEHGFAIAKGSANETYDPVLIAQAADTLLSLNGVVASFVISKRNDQMIGISARSLGDVNVQLIMEKLDGGGHLTNAATQLANITIDEAEKRLKEAIREYIAGGKDT from the coding sequence ATGTCGAGTTTATATGAAAAGCAGAGGCATCGCTATCCCTTGTATGTTTTAATCGGTATTACGTTTGTACTGCTTATCATTGTTACGTATTTTGAATGGATGATTGGGATAGTCGCTGCTGTGCTCCTTGGCCCTACGTTATTTCACGTATTTCGATCGTATAAAGTTGCTCAAGAGGAAATTGAAGATTACATTTCTACTCTCTCTTACCGGATAAAAAAAGTTGGGGAAGAAGCGTTAATGGGGATGCCAATTGGTATTATGCTCATTAACGATGAGTTAGAAATTGAATGGACGAACTCTTTTTTATCTTCTTGTTTCGGAGTGGATACGCTCGTTGGACAATCATTATATGATGTTGCTGAGCAACTCGTTCCACTCATAAAAACAGAGGCAACAGAAGAAGTCATTACATTTCGTGATCGAACGTTTAAAGTCATTATTCGCCGAGAAGAACGATTGCTTTACTTTTTTGATATTACCGAGCAAGCACAATTAGAGCAAAAATATGAGCAGGAAAAAATCGTATTAGGTGTCATTTTCCTTGATAATTACGATGATGTGACGCAAGGGATGGATGATCAAACGAAAAGCCAACTCAATAGTCAAGTGACATCCATCTTAAATAGATGGGCGAGCGAATATGGTCTATTTTTGAAACGGACATCATCGGACCGCTTTGTTGCTGTGTTAAACGAACATATTTTACAGCAACTCGAAAAAAATAAATTTTCTATTTTAGATGAAGTGCGTGAGCAGACAGCGAAAAATCATGTGCCGTTAACACTAAGTATCGGAATAGGGACAAACTCCCCGTCTTTGCCAGAACTCGGTACGTTAGCACAGTCTAGTTTAGATTTAGCGCTTGGACGCGGTGGTGATCAAGTCGCGATTAAACAACCGAATGGAAAAGTAAAATTTTATGGTGGCAAAACGAATCCGATGGAAAAGCGGACAAGGGTTCGAGCTCGCGTTATATCACATGCATTGAAGGAGCTCATTTTAGAAAGTGAACAAGTGTTTATTATGGGGCATAAATATCCTGATATGGATGCGATCGGTTCGGCGATCGGTATTTTAAAAGTGGCTCAAATGAATGAGAAAGAAGCGTTTATTGTTATTGATACGAGCCGAATTGATTCCGGTGTACAACGATTGCTTGAAGAAGTGAAAAAGCAAACGGAGCTCTGGTCGCGGTTTATTTCCCCCGAGCAAGCGTTAGAGTTGGCGACAGAAGATACGTTGCTTGTTGTCGTAGATACGCATAAACCTTCGCTCGTTATAGAAGAACGGTTGTTGTTACGATTAGATCGGGTTGTTGTGATTGACCATCATCGTCGTGGCGAAGAGTTCATTGAAGATCCGATTCTCGTATATATGGAGCCATATGCTTCGTCTACATCAGAGCTCGTAACAGAATTGTTACAATACCAACCAAAGCGTTCAAAATTATCTATGCTCGAGGCAACAGCTTTGCTAGCAGGCATCGTTGTCGATACGAAAAGTTTCACATTACGCACAGGATCAAGAACGTTTGATGCAGCTTCATATTTACGCGCACAAGGGGCGGATACGACACTTGTCCAAAAACTGTTAAAAGAAAATATTGAGCATTACATTAAGCGTGCTAAAATAATTGAGAACGCTATCATTGATGAGCACGGGTTTGCGATTGCAAAGGGAAGCGCCAATGAAACATATGATCCCGTTTTAATTGCTCAAGCAGCGGATACGCTATTATCTCTAAATGGTGTTGTCGCTTCGTTTGTTATTTCGAAGCGAAACGATCAAATGATCGGAATTAGTGCCCGTTCGTTAGGAGATGTGAATGTGCAGTTAATTATGGAAAAACTTGATGGTGGTGGTCATCTCACGAATGCGGCCACTCAGCTTGCCAATATTACAATCGATGAAGCAGAAAAGCGATTGAAGGAAGCCATTCGAGAATATATTGCAGGAGGTAAGGACACATGA
- a CDS encoding YybS family protein, with translation MKNARVLTEGAVQLAIFTVLLLLSLYMPVFGMVTTFFLAIPFLLFTMRHTYKNGLLLLAASFVPSIWFGSFLSIPMTFMFASSGVAMGHVWRKKGGKYAVLLVGTLSFLLSMIIIYAGSVLFFDIHIGKQIEEIMQQSFQSAKAVLEQLGQPVNEQFEKTMKQTMDVVIDLLPTAFVFAAACFAWITQQAALPILKRLNMPIGNWQPFRELVLPKSLLWYYLAVMLLLFFPIEHGSFPYVALLNLFQVLQLLMTIQGFSFVFYWMHHKKMGRKGAIAIVVLSLFFPFLLHLVRILGIIDLGFDLRKKLKD, from the coding sequence ATGAAAAACGCTCGTGTATTGACGGAAGGAGCGGTGCAACTTGCCATTTTTACAGTGCTCCTTTTACTTAGTTTATATATGCCGGTTTTTGGAATGGTCACTACGTTTTTTTTGGCGATCCCCTTTCTTTTATTTACGATGCGCCATACATATAAAAATGGCTTGCTTTTACTTGCTGCATCATTTGTCCCATCCATTTGGTTCGGTTCGTTTTTGTCTATTCCGATGACGTTTATGTTTGCAAGTAGCGGAGTTGCGATGGGGCATGTTTGGCGCAAAAAGGGTGGAAAATATGCTGTTTTACTTGTTGGCACACTTTCTTTTTTACTTAGTATGATTATAATTTATGCGGGCTCTGTTTTGTTTTTCGATATTCACATTGGCAAACAAATTGAAGAAATAATGCAACAATCATTTCAAAGTGCAAAAGCGGTGTTAGAGCAACTAGGACAGCCGGTAAATGAGCAGTTTGAAAAAACGATGAAACAAACGATGGACGTTGTCATCGATTTATTGCCGACTGCGTTCGTTTTCGCCGCTGCATGTTTTGCTTGGATTACTCAACAAGCTGCCTTACCTATTTTAAAACGCTTAAACATGCCGATCGGTAATTGGCAGCCGTTTCGCGAGCTCGTTTTACCGAAAAGTTTGTTATGGTACTATTTAGCGGTTATGCTTTTGTTATTTTTCCCAATCGAGCACGGTTCATTTCCTTATGTTGCGTTGCTTAATTTGTTTCAAGTTTTACAGCTACTTATGACCATTCAAGGATTTTCGTTCGTTTTTTATTGGATGCACCATAAAAAAATGGGGCGTAAAGGCGCTATTGCCATTGTCGTTCTATCGCTATTTTTCCCTTTTTTACTTCACCTCGTGCGAATATTAGGTATAATTGATTTAGGATTTGATTTACGAAAGAAGCTGAAAGATTAA
- the rpsR gene encoding 30S ribosomal protein S18 — MMAGRKGGRTKRRKVCYFTANGITHIDYKDVDTLKKFISERGKILPRRVTGTSAKYQRKLTIAIKRARQMALLPYVAGE; from the coding sequence ATGATGGCAGGACGTAAAGGTGGACGCACAAAACGTCGTAAAGTTTGCTACTTTACAGCAAACGGAATTACGCACATCGACTACAAAGATGTAGACACATTAAAGAAATTCATTTCTGAGCGCGGTAAAATTTTACCTCGTCGCGTAACAGGTACGAGTGCAAAATATCAACGTAAGTTAACGATTGCGATTAAGCGTGCTCGTCAGATGGCTTTACTACCATACGTTGCGGGCGAATAA
- the ssb gene encoding single-stranded DNA-binding protein, with the protein MINRVILVGRLTKDPELRYTPNGVAVATFTLAVNRTYTNQQGEREADFINCIVWRRQAENVANYLKKGSLAGVEGRIQTRSYENQEGKRVYVTEVVADSVQFLEPRGGGEQRGMASGSYGEPFPFGSNQNPNQGRNSGFSRIDDDPFANDGQPIDISDDDLPF; encoded by the coding sequence ATGATTAATCGCGTAATTCTCGTCGGAAGACTGACGAAAGATCCAGAATTACGCTATACTCCAAATGGAGTTGCTGTTGCCACGTTTACGCTAGCGGTGAACCGAACATATACAAACCAACAAGGTGAACGTGAAGCAGATTTTATTAACTGTATCGTTTGGCGCCGACAAGCTGAAAATGTGGCCAACTACTTGAAAAAAGGTAGTTTAGCTGGAGTAGAAGGTCGAATTCAAACGAGATCGTACGAAAACCAAGAAGGAAAACGAGTATATGTGACAGAGGTTGTCGCCGATAGCGTGCAGTTTTTAGAGCCGCGAGGTGGCGGTGAGCAACGTGGCATGGCATCAGGCAGCTATGGCGAGCCGTTTCCATTTGGATCAAATCAGAACCCGAACCAAGGACGTAACAGCGGATTTAGTCGAATTGATGATGATCCATTTGCGAACGATGGACAACCAATCGACATATCGGATGATGATTTGCCGTTTTAA
- the rpsF gene encoding 30S ribosomal protein S6, whose protein sequence is MRKYEIMYIIRPNMEEEARKAVVERFNNVLTENGAEITNVKEWGKRRLAYEIQKFRDGYYMILNVVAKPAAVQEFDRLARISEDIIRHIVVKEEE, encoded by the coding sequence ATGAGAAAGTACGAAATTATGTACATTATCCGTCCAAACATGGAAGAAGAAGCGAGAAAAGCAGTTGTTGAACGTTTTAACAACGTTTTAACTGAAAATGGCGCGGAAATTACGAACGTAAAAGAATGGGGTAAGCGTCGTCTCGCTTATGAAATTCAAAAATTCCGTGACGGTTACTACATGATTTTAAACGTTGTTGCGAAGCCAGCGGCAGTTCAGGAATTTGACCGTTTAGCACGCATCAGCGAAGATATCATTCGTCATATCGTCGTGAAGGAAGAAGAATAA
- the ychF gene encoding redox-regulated ATPase YchF has protein sequence MGLTAGIVGLPNVGKSTLFNAITKAGAESANYPFCTIEPNVGIVEVPDERLKTLTELFNPKRTVPTVFEFTDIAGIVKGASKGEGLGNKFLSHIRQVDAICQVVRCFADENITHVAGKVDPIADIETINLELIFADLETVDKRIDRVGKMAKQKDKEAVFEYDILSRLKETFEAGKPARTLSFTEEEMKVVKQLHLLTIKPMLYVANVGEEDLADPNSNEYVQQVKAFAKEDNAEVIVVCAKVEAEMAELDDEEKELFLQELGIEQSGLDQLIRASYSLLGLATYFTAGEQEVRAWTFRKGMKAPQCAGIIHSDFERGFIRAETVSYDDLVAAGSMAAAREAGKVRLEGKDYEVQDGDIIHFRFNV, from the coding sequence ATGGGTTTAACAGCAGGAATTGTTGGTCTTCCGAACGTCGGAAAATCAACGTTATTTAATGCAATCACAAAAGCGGGCGCTGAGTCTGCAAACTATCCGTTTTGTACGATCGAACCAAACGTTGGCATTGTTGAAGTGCCAGATGAGCGTCTAAAAACATTGACGGAATTATTTAATCCAAAACGTACGGTTCCAACTGTATTTGAGTTTACGGATATCGCAGGAATCGTGAAAGGTGCAAGTAAAGGTGAAGGATTAGGAAATAAGTTTTTATCGCACATCCGCCAAGTTGATGCCATTTGTCAAGTTGTGCGATGCTTTGCTGACGAAAATATTACGCATGTGGCGGGGAAAGTAGACCCGATTGCTGACATTGAAACAATTAACTTAGAACTTATTTTTGCTGATCTAGAGACGGTAGATAAGCGGATAGATCGCGTTGGGAAAATGGCAAAACAAAAAGATAAAGAAGCAGTATTTGAATATGACATTTTAAGTCGCTTGAAAGAAACATTCGAAGCAGGAAAACCAGCTAGAACGCTTTCATTTACGGAAGAAGAAATGAAAGTCGTGAAGCAATTGCATTTATTAACGATCAAACCGATGTTATACGTCGCTAACGTCGGAGAAGAAGATTTAGCGGATCCGAACAGCAATGAGTACGTGCAACAAGTAAAAGCATTTGCGAAAGAAGATAATGCAGAAGTCATCGTTGTATGTGCTAAAGTTGAGGCGGAGATGGCGGAGTTAGATGATGAAGAAAAAGAGTTATTTTTACAAGAACTTGGCATTGAACAATCAGGATTAGACCAACTTATTCGTGCATCATACAGCTTGCTCGGGCTTGCTACGTACTTCACAGCGGGCGAACAAGAAGTGCGGGCATGGACGTTCCGGAAAGGAATGAAAGCACCGCAATGTGCGGGAATTATTCACTCTGATTTTGAACGAGGATTTATTCGTGCAGAAACGGTATCATATGACGATTTAGTTGCGGCAGGATCGATGGCGGCTGCGCGTGAAGCAGGAAAAGTACGACTAGAAGGAAAAGATTATGAAGTGCAAGATGGCGATATTATTCATTTCCGTTTTAACGTCTAA
- a CDS encoding DUF951 domain-containing protein produces the protein MHDIVEMKKEHPCGTNRWKIIRMGMDIRIKCEGCGHSVLLPRKEFEKKMKKVLIKHEE, from the coding sequence ATGCATGATATCGTTGAAATGAAAAAGGAACATCCTTGCGGTACAAATCGCTGGAAAATTATTCGGATGGGTATGGATATTCGAATTAAGTGTGAAGGATGCGGTCATAGCGTATTGCTGCCGCGAAAAGAGTTTGAGAAAAAAATGAAAAAAGTGCTCATAAAGCACGAGGAATAG
- a CDS encoding mechanosensitive ion channel family protein, translating into MEQTKKIYDRIVEQILEGDWLVTVGVSLFKIIAIILLASILLKVIKLTITKFFAVRQKAPIRLSERREATLMRLLNNMATYTIYFITFVMILDAVGVDIRAILAGAGIVGLAVGFGAQNLVRDIITGFFIILEDQFAVGDYVRIGTFEGHVEEIGLRTTKLKSFTGEVHILPNGTITQVTNFSLNNSVAVVDVSIAYEGDLEQAEAVIREVLEEMPSKYEDIVSPPELLGVQNLGPSEVVMRITCETKPMRHWHIARALRKEIKLRLDERGIEIPFPRLVLYSREQQAERA; encoded by the coding sequence ATGGAGCAAACGAAAAAAATATATGACCGTATTGTTGAACAAATATTAGAAGGTGACTGGCTCGTCACAGTTGGTGTTAGCTTGTTTAAAATCATAGCGATTATTTTATTGGCTTCGATTTTGTTAAAGGTGATCAAATTGACGATTACCAAATTTTTCGCCGTTCGTCAAAAGGCGCCGATTCGGTTATCGGAACGAAGAGAAGCAACGTTAATGCGACTGCTGAACAATATGGCGACGTATACCATTTACTTTATTACGTTTGTGATGATTTTAGACGCTGTAGGCGTCGATATTCGTGCGATTTTAGCGGGAGCTGGAATCGTTGGATTGGCGGTTGGATTTGGGGCGCAAAACCTTGTTCGTGATATTATTACAGGATTTTTTATTATCCTTGAAGATCAGTTTGCCGTCGGAGATTATGTGCGCATCGGAACATTTGAAGGGCATGTTGAGGAAATCGGATTGCGCACAACGAAGTTAAAAAGTTTTACAGGTGAAGTGCATATTTTGCCGAATGGAACGATTACACAAGTGACGAACTTTTCTTTGAATAATAGTGTGGCAGTTGTCGATGTAAGTATTGCGTATGAAGGTGATTTAGAGCAGGCAGAGGCTGTTATTCGCGAAGTGTTAGAGGAAATGCCAAGTAAATATGAAGACATCGTCAGTCCACCAGAGTTGTTAGGAGTACAAAATTTAGGACCGTCTGAAGTGGTCATGCGCATTACATGCGAGACGAAGCCGATGCGTCATTGGCACATCGCACGTGCGTTGCGAAAAGAGATTAAGCTTCGCTTGGACGAGCGTGGAATTGAAATCCCGTTTCCTCGTTTAGTTCTCTATAGTCGCGAACAACAAGCGGAACGTGCTTAA
- the yyaC gene encoding spore protease YyaC encodes MQNKFFYDGPNAAVQLSSSILRLLPASIHTPIIIMCIGTDRSTGDSLGPLVGTMLEQKGALPFYVYGTLKDPIHAVNLEDRLKDIQQQHKHSFIIAVDACLGRVKNVGMVTVEKGSLKPGAAVNKNLPSVGDAHITGIVNVSGFMEFFVLQNTRLHLVMSMAETIATGIYEAGMQLKKHQRLASLQTNELKYKLFE; translated from the coding sequence ATGCAAAATAAATTTTTTTACGATGGGCCAAACGCGGCAGTTCAACTTTCATCATCCATTTTACGCTTACTACCAGCTTCTATACATACACCAATTATCATCATGTGTATCGGTACAGATCGTTCAACTGGCGATTCGCTCGGACCACTTGTCGGTACAATGCTGGAACAAAAAGGAGCGTTGCCGTTTTATGTGTACGGAACGTTAAAAGATCCGATTCATGCTGTTAATTTAGAAGATCGACTAAAAGATATTCAACAACAACATAAACATTCATTTATCATCGCTGTCGATGCTTGCCTTGGTCGTGTGAAAAACGTTGGGATGGTCACAGTTGAAAAAGGGTCATTAAAACCAGGGGCGGCTGTCAATAAAAATCTCCCGTCTGTCGGCGATGCTCACATTACTGGGATCGTCAATGTGAGTGGATTTATGGAATTTTTCGTATTACAAAACACGAGACTTCATTTAGTCATGAGTATGGCGGAAACGATCGCCACAGGTATTTATGAAGCAGGTATGCAACTAAAGAAACATCAGCGGCTTGCATCATTGCAGACAAATGAACTGAAATATAAGTTATTCGAATAA
- a CDS encoding DUF554 domain-containing protein: MVLLGTVVNGICILIGALLGAIFRNIPERIKSTVMSGIGLSVVVLGVKMGLESNQFLIVIISLVVGGVLGEIWDIEEKLERLGKWVEKRAGYGAEGAISKGFVSATLLFVVGSMAIVGALHSGLRGDHLVLYTKSILDGFASIILTATFGIGVIFSAIPVVVYQGSIALMATQIDRFIPPSALEAFIAESTATGGILIVAIGLNMLNLTSVRVANLLPSILVNALIVAFMHVLFE; the protein is encoded by the coding sequence TTGGTTTTGCTCGGTACGGTTGTGAACGGCATATGTATTCTTATTGGAGCACTGTTAGGGGCCATATTTCGGAATATTCCTGAACGCATAAAATCAACGGTAATGAGTGGGATTGGGCTTTCTGTCGTCGTTCTTGGTGTCAAAATGGGATTAGAAAGCAATCAGTTTTTAATTGTAATTATTAGTTTAGTTGTCGGTGGGGTATTAGGAGAAATATGGGACATTGAAGAAAAACTCGAAAGGCTAGGGAAATGGGTGGAGAAACGAGCAGGATATGGAGCAGAAGGAGCGATTTCTAAAGGATTTGTGAGCGCTACGCTCCTGTTTGTCGTCGGTTCGATGGCCATTGTCGGTGCGTTACATAGCGGGTTAAGAGGTGATCATCTCGTATTGTATACAAAGTCGATTTTGGACGGCTTTGCGAGCATCATCTTAACCGCTACGTTTGGCATCGGTGTTATTTTTTCCGCTATTCCTGTTGTCGTTTATCAAGGCTCCATCGCCTTAATGGCTACGCAAATCGATCGGTTCATTCCGCCAAGCGCCCTTGAGGCATTTATCGCTGAATCGACCGCGACAGGCGGAATTTTAATTGTTGCGATCGGATTGAACATGTTGAATCTTACATCTGTTCGTGTAGCGAACTTATTGCCAAGCATTTTAGTCAATGCCTTGATCGTTGCGTTTATGCATGTGTTATTCGAATAA